A genomic window from Silene latifolia isolate original U9 population chromosome Y, ASM4854445v1, whole genome shotgun sequence includes:
- the LOC141631602 gene encoding uncharacterized protein LOC141631602 — protein sequence MKELVSPNLSFRDIDCKLGRCQPICVRISERNLMITDNTPQSMSNPRVPLSDISNVSHTPCNRSSRRIKSEQIAITTPPSNVFTDPPLSYSNTVIVTPNKLRARTAREKRQLRFSKKRAGSVHSDVSQNTVNLTRATSNVTELICSPTDVVERLVRDLCAEYGETFNEVIPSVNRIEQTPAWEGYWDCGDAEYECEKCHALMWFEERKDKRRGTRRPKFSLYCSDGKVELAFLQQPPELIKSLCTGQHRFSNHYRENIRAYNSMFSFTSMGGKIDHSINQGDPSRFNDELIRLLENMIDSHKTIAKTFRKVRDRLTENIDSEVSIKLISRRSSDGRTYNLPTVSEVAALIEGDIGPHMEKRDIIKNLMTFMNMFFAVVYTIEFQKRGLPHAHIVLFLHREDKFPTAADVDKIISAEIPDPTTNPVLHSVVCEYMLHGPCGKAKPSCPCMVGGKCSKYYPKPCTERTTVGGDGYPIYKRSKEGVTVIKDDVPLGNDFVIPYNSQLLLKYRAHINVEWCNQSRSIKYLFKYINKGSDRVTMQSSYTRCNEEDPGRFDEIKRFYDCRYLSACEAAWRIFRFDIHYTTPAVERLQYHLPDEQPIVFHDDDWVYEVVEKTSLGVSQFLNWMGCDNSTVEEMQVAKELLYCEFPTKFVWKKKLRQWSLRKKGFTIGRLVHVPPQCGELYFMRVMLNHVKGPKCFEDIRTVNQFVHPTFREACYALGLIGDDRVYCDYQRKTDWGPLLPRNLFVTLLFCGTLSMPSESGAKLGNCYRTTSFIGNALFLTIKLTDEELQNYALIDIENSLQINGSSLRRFEGMSFPDMSATTHHRNSLLMDALSYDRQSLSEEHEIQLSSMTDEREVGV from the exons ATGAAAGAACTCGTGAGCCCAAATTTGAGTTTTCGAGATATTGACTGCAAATTGGGTCGTTGTCAGCCCATTT GTGTTCGGATATCagaaagaaacttgatgattacGGACAATACGCCACAATCAATGTCAAATCCTCGAGTACCGCTATCTGACATTAGCAACG TTTCTCATACTCCGTGTAACCGAAGCAGCAGAAGAATTAAAAGTGAGCAGATAGCGATAACAACCCCGCCAAGTAATGTTTTTACTGATCCTCCTCTATCATATTCCAACACTGTTATTGTAACGCCTAATAAGTTAAGGGCAAGAACGGCAAGAGAAAAAAGACAGTTGCGATTCTCTAAGAAACGTGCTGGTAGCGTTCATAGTGACGTTTCTCAAAATACGGTCAATTTGACACGAGCAACCTCCAACGTGACAG AACTTATATGTAGTCCGACCGATGTTGTTGAGCGCTTAGTGAGAGATCTATGTGCTGAATATGGTGAAACTTTCAATGAAGTGATTCCGTCTGTAAACCGAATTGAACAAACACCCG CATGGGAAGGATATTGGGACTGTGGTGATGCAGAATATGAGTGCGAGAAATGTCACGCGTTGATGTGGTTTGAGgagagaaaagataaaagacgtgGTACAAGACGTCCTAAGTTCTCACTTTATTGTTCTGATGGAAAAGTTGAACTCGCATTTCTACAGCAGCCGCCTGAACTTATAAAGTCGTTGTGTACCGGTCAGCATCGATTTAGCAATCATTATAGAGAAAACATTAGAGCTTATAACTCGATGTTCTCATTCACTTCTATGGGCGGTAAAATCGATCATTCCATCAATCAAG GGGATCCATCAAGGTTCAATGACGAGTTAATACGATTGTTGGAAAATATGATTGACTCGCACAAGACAATTGCAAAGACATTTAGGAAGGTTAGGGATAGACTGACTGAAAATATAGATAGTGAAGTGAGTATCAAACTGATTTCAAGGAGATCAAGTGATGGAAGAACTTACAATCTTCCAACAGTTTCAGAGGTAGCGGCTTTAATTGAGGGTGATATTGGTCCACATATGGAGAAGCGAGATATTATT AAAAATCTAATGACATTTATGAACATGTTTTTTGCAGTCGTATATACTATTGAATTTCAAAAACGTGGACTCCCTCATGCCCATATAGTATTGTTCCTACATCGGGAGGACAAATTTCCTACAGCCGCAGATGTTGACAAAATCATTTCCGCAGAGATTCCTGATCCGACTACAAATCCCGTCTTACATAGTGTTGTTTGCGAGTATATGCTTCATGGACCGTGTGGTAAAGCAAAGCCCTCATGTCCGTGCATGGTCGGAGGCAAGTGCTCAAAATATTACCCAAAGCCTTGCACCGAGAGAACAACGGTTGGCGGTGATGGGTACCCTATATACAAGAGAAGCAAGGAAGGAGTTACGGTGATTAAAGATGATGTGCCCCTGGGAAATGATTTTGTCATTCCATATAACTCTCAGTTGTTGTTGAAATATCGGGCTCATATCAATGTCGAATGGTGTAATCAATCTAGATCCATAAAGTACCTATTTAAGTACATTAACAAGGGGTCTGATCGAGTTACCATGCAGTCGTCTTATACACGATGTAATGAGGAGGACCCTGGTCGATTTGATGAGATTAAGAGGTTTTACGATTGTCGATATCTCTCAGCATGTGAAGCCGCTTGGAGAATTTTTAGGTTTGATATCCACTACACAACTCCTGCTGTTGAAAGGCTACAATACCATCTTCCGGATGAGCAACCTATTGTCTTCCACGATGATGATTGGGTTTATGAGGTCGTAGAAAAGACTTCGCTCGGAGTGTCACAATTTCTTAATTGGATGGGCTGTGATAATTCGACAGTAGAAGAGATGCAGGTTGCTAAAGAATTATTGTACTGTGAATTTCCAACCAAATTTGTTtggaaaaagaaacttcgtcaaTGGAGCCTTAGGAAAAAAGGATTTACAATTGGTAGGTTGGTTCACGTTCCCCCGCAATGTGGTGAATTGTATTTCATGAGAGTAATGTTGAATCACGTTAAGGGACCAAAATGTTTTGAGGATATTAGGACTGTGAATCAGTTTGTTCATCCGACATTTAGAGAAGCATGTTATGCATTGGGATTAATTGGTGATGATCGAGTATATTGCGACTATCAACGAAAAACTGATTGGGGTCCGCTTCTACCGAGAAATTTGTTCGTGACGTTATTATTTTGTGGCACTTTGTCTATGCCGAGCGAGTCCGGGGCGAAACTTGGCAACTGCTATCGGACGACATCCTTCATAGGCAACGCACTATTCTTAACAATCAAG CTTACCGATGAAGAgttgcaaaattatgcacttatTGATATTGAAAATTCTCTTCAAATAAATGGTAGTTCACTTCGTCGATTTGAGGGAATGTCGTTCCCAGACATGTCTGCAACGACACATCATCGAAATAGTTTACTCATGGATGCGTTGTCGTACGATAGACAATCCTTGAGTGAAGAACATGAGATTCAGTTATCTTCAATGACTGATGAGCGAGAGGTTGGTGTATAA